The sequence TGAACTTGCCAAATGGCTATGAAACTGTTGTTGGTGAAGCAGGAGCCAGTCTGTCTGGAGGTGAAAAACAGAGAATTTCCATTGCGCGTGCCATGATGAAAGATGCACCAATCATTATTCTTGATGAAGCTACGGCCAATATAGATCCTGAAAATGAAGCAGAACTCATGACAGCTATTGATGAATTGACTCAAGGTAAAACCATTATCATGATTGCCCACCGTCTGAAAACTGTTGAAAATGCAGATCAAATTGTTGTCCTTGACAAAGGGCAGATTGTCCAACAAGGCAAGCATGATGAATTGGCCCAACAAGCAGGCCTCTATCGTGACTTTATCACAACAAAAAAAGAAGCTCTTTCATGGAAACTAGCAACGGAAAGTTAGCTGCCAAAAGAGTGACTAGATAGTGAAACAAAAAGGAGAGAACCATGAAAAACATGCTTCTCTCCTTCTTTTTATGAGCAAGCAAATGCAAAACGTTTTTAAATGTCAACTGACATTAAGGCGGAATTTTTGAATAACGGTCAAAAATAAATTTACATTAGATTAATTTTTTATGATGGATAACATTAATAGCATCAAAGCACCAACCCCAGTGCTTTTTTGCCTTGATTGGGGTATAATAGGAGTGTTTGAAACTATTATGATATAGGGAGTATATAATGGAATACAAAATTTCCCCAGTTTACAGAATGAAATTATTAGAAAAAGTAGAAAAAGAAATTTGGAATCGGTATAAAAGTTATAAAGATGTTGAGCAGTATATGAAACTTAATCAGATATACGATGGGTTTGGGCAAGTTGATTTTGATATTTCTTATTTCAGTGAAGGGAAGAATAAGGAGAAAATTAACCTAATTGAAACATTAAGGGTGATTGCTCAAGATATACCAGATAAATTATTAAAAATGGCCATTGACTTAGGGATTGAAACACCGGACTACATTCCATCTATTCCTACTTTTCGAAATGAACTGAAAGCAGACTATAAAAATGCTTCGACAAGTTTTGAAAAAGCATTCCAAAATATAGAGGAAGACCCTGCTGAATCGGTAGGATATGCAAACTCGGTTCTTGAGAGCATTATCAAGGAAATTTTAAAAGATCAGAGATTTGATATTGATGCGACAAAATTAACAAATGGTAAATTAGTAAAAGCAATTTTAAAGGAATTTGGATTAAATCCTAATAGTCCTCAAATGCCTGATGAAATAAAGAGTATTGGAAGTTCTCTTACGACTGTTTCAAAAGCTATTGAGGATTTGCGGAGTGATAAGACATCATTTCATGGTCATGATTCGGAGAAGTATCTTATTGATGAACCTTTATATGCTTATTTTATTGTCAATGCCTGTGCAACTGTTGGGTTATTTTTGATAAATTTTTACGAAAAGAAATTTCCAAAGGAAGTAGAGCTTGTTAACAATGATGAATGGGATGATTTGCCGTTTTAACAAATATCATTAAATAATTATTTATCTAGTTCTCAATGAAGAAAGTGTATAATTTAGTATTTTATACTCAAGCAAATTAATAATAACAGTATAGAAACGAGAGGAAAAATTAATGACTTTTACAACAGAAACTCGAACAATAAGTGATATTTTCCAAAGATCAGTTGAATACAGTATTCCTAGATATCAAAGAAACTACGTATGGAAGGAAATAAATTGGAAAGAATTACTAGTAGATATCAGATTTACAATGGATAATGGAAGTGATATTTCTTGGTCACATTTTTTAGGAACTATAGTTCTTAACAAAATCGATAGTGAGAAAGGGATTGATAGATATGAAATAATTGATGGTCAACAGAGACTAACTACAATTTATATCTTAATAATAGCAATTTATAATAGATTAAATCTGATTAATGATGAAGTATCCAAAAATAGAGGGAAATATATTTTCGATTCATTTATATCAAGTTTGAATAATGAATCAACGAGGATTCCCGTGATAAAAAATGAGGATTTTGATAAGGATATCAAGGAAATAATCGATTCTGCTCGACCCAAAAATAATATAAGGATTCCCAAAACAATAACTATTATAAATTATATACCTATTTCGTAAATAGCTTTAAGGAGAAAGATTATTCAGAGATTTCTAGATTTCTAGATAAATTATTAAGTGCTAATGTCGTTGAAATTATCTCTGGGCAAGAAGAAGAAATTTACAATATATTTGAAGTACTAAATGCAAGAGGACAAAAATTAAAACAAATTGAATTGTTAAAAAATCATATTATGAAATATATACAGCCAAGAAATGAAGATTTTATTGATAAGGCTAAAGTGCAATGGAAAACTGTAGAAGATAATGCTAATAAGTTGAATAATCCAGATATTCTTATCAACCATTTTGCTAAATGCTATATTAGAAAACAAGCTGATAAATCTGATCTAGTTTATCGGCTTATAAAAGAAGAAGTTGCGATTAGAGAATTATCTCTATTTTTAAATAAATTATCGGAATATTCAAAAGTATATATAAAGATTTCTGATAAAAATTCCACAGATCGTACTATTAAATATTTTAATATTAAAAGGAACCAACAGGTTAGACCACTATTAAGTGCAATATATTTACTTGAAAATAGGAATATTATTAACAGTGAAATAAGAGAACAGTCAACAATTATGATAAGAAACTATTTTTTTGCATTTAATACATATAGGTTATCAAGTAATAGAATGGAAAAAACAATCAATAAATTATCATATGATATTTATCATTCTAAATACGAAGCCGAGTTTAAAATGTATCTTACTGATTTTTTCTGTTCTGCAAAAGATATCTTACCTGATGGAGATATTAAGAATGCTTTCTTTGAAAATAAGACATTTCGTTTCTCAAACAAGGATGAAACTCTTTCTAAAAATAGGAATATCATAAGATATATTTTAAGCGAACTTTATAGTTTAGAACAGTTTGACACGAATATTCCAACTCATTCTATAACAATTGAACATTTATTAGGTGATGATGGATATACAGACAATTCGTTATTGCAAAATTTAACTTTAACAACTGCCGAAATAAATTCAGATGATCTTGGAAACAAAGATTTATCAACAAAATTGGAAATACTGGCAGATAAGTCAACTATTCGTTCTAATCAGAAATTAAAAGATTATCTTAACGAAAATGGGGATTTTGATTTTGAATCAAGAAAAAATGATATTTTAAATCAACTTTTTCAAAGGGTGTTTGTATTCAATCCATATTTATTCCATATAAATGAATATGATACTAAGGAATTTTTTGAAATCTACAAACTTTTAGAGGAAAAAGATCAGCAAGAGTTACTTGATTTGCTTAGGAAGAATGGTAAGAATTTTGAAAATGTGCTACAGAATGATCCTGATTTAAAAGATGAGCTAGCTATTTATGAAGAACTAAGAGAAAATAAGAAAATTTAAAGGGAATATTATCATATTTAACGATTAAATATCTCGAAATAGTTAAGATTTGATAGATCAAATTATTTTCAAAAGAGTAATAAAGCAAGGAAGAACAATATGAGTATCAATAAACCAAAAAGTTTTGAGGATTTTTTCTATTCTAAAAATAATACTATCAAAAATGTGGAAGAAGTAAGTGATTATGCGGATAAACACAACAATTCTATTGAGCCATATGATAATTACATGTTTTGTCCAGAGTGCCATGTAGCAAAGCTATCTTTTGTGCATAAAACTTTGCAAAAAAGGGCATTTTTAAGAAAAATTCCATCAACTGATCATGGGAGGAAATGCTCTTACAGATATGATTATGCTTCTAAGAAGACAACGATAGAATATTTTACCCAATTACAGAATTATCAAGTGAAAGATAAGATTGATTCAATGATGAGATTGTTATTTAAAAGTCATAATTCAGAAGATGAACTCAGTAATTTTACGGGAAAACGATCTACTGATTTTGAAGACAATCCGATGACTATAACCAATGTGTCAAAAGATAATAAAGTTTTAAAAAGTCTGAGAA comes from Streptococcus troglodytae and encodes:
- a CDS encoding DUF262 domain-containing protein, encoding MTFTTETRTISDIFQRSVEYSIPRYQRNYVWKEINWKELLVDIRFTMDNGSDISWSHFLGTIVLNKIDSEKGIDRYEIIDGQQRLTTIYILIIAIYNRLNLINDEVSKNRGKYIFDSFISSLNNESTRIPVIKNEDFDKDIKEIIDSARPKNNIRIPKTITIINYIPIS
- a CDS encoding abortive infection family protein, with amino-acid sequence MEYKISPVYRMKLLEKVEKEIWNRYKSYKDVEQYMKLNQIYDGFGQVDFDISYFSEGKNKEKINLIETLRVIAQDIPDKLLKMAIDLGIETPDYIPSIPTFRNELKADYKNASTSFEKAFQNIEEDPAESVGYANSVLESIIKEILKDQRFDIDATKLTNGKLVKAILKEFGLNPNSPQMPDEIKSIGSSLTTVSKAIEDLRSDKTSFHGHDSEKYLIDEPLYAYFIVNACATVGLFLINFYEKKFPKEVELVNNDEWDDLPF